tgaaaatttatcatgaattttttcttgtttttgaattCAAAGCTATTCTAAGTTGCTGTCACAAGTGTTGGTCTCCTGACCACCTTGTAGCTTCCTGCAAGAGCCCTATTCTCAAAATGGGCGAGATGTTGGATTTCTCATGAATTAACCAAGGACTCGCCCTGCCTGCCAAATGTGCAGATTATACTTGTGATCATATTTCTTATATAGCTTTGAGTGTCCTAAGCTTCATGAAATTGTTGCGAAATCTGATCAAAGATGAATTTAAAATCTACTTGTATGTTCTCTTTAAATACTAATGGAACTAAGGACAAAGATATAGGTATTGATATTCTGCTGAGCTCTTTTGATGTAGTCCTTCTTCATGAAACACTTGTTGACTTGTGCCAGCgttattttttggtacaaaagtCGTGATCTCAATTTCTTTTCTATGACTGCACGACGCACATGTGATCGTCCTTCCAGAGGTCTGGCTTGTATTGTTAAGCATCAATTCTGCCTTTCCCCCCATGTGTTATGGTTCTGATAATCATTATCTCGCGATCAAAATTGGTGGTtgttttaatgaatatttgcCTTCTGCATAATAAGaacaaaattctttcttttactGCATTTACTAAGATTTACTAAGATCATCAAAGGCTCGAGCTCAGTTAAATATGTATTATTACTATGAAATTGTTGATTGCTTTAAGAGGTTGCAGTTCCTAGTTAAATAGTTCGTTACTGTACTCGTAAACTGTATGGAATATTGATCCCGAGttaaagaaagctaaaaatgaagcaaaatttCGGCTCTAAATCTGTGATTGCATTTTGGTGTCTGTCAAgtggtaaaaatttttatattaaaccgaaaactaaaattgcaTTCAAGCGTCGATTACAATCAGCTCGGGTGTCTGGTACGCGAATTTCTAAAAAGTTCCAATGAATGGAAGTGTGTTCTTAATTGGTTCTTTGAAACTTGATGGTTCAAGTGTTGACAATATACCAAAATCTTCCTGGATTTAGTAAGTTAAGATTTAGTTAGTAAATTTATTTAGTTAGTAAAGTAATTTTACTAAATAACTAGATTATTAGTCAAACTATTTAGTTAGTAAAGTTATGCTATTCTTGCTCGGTTTCCGGCTCTTTTGTCTTGTTGTTTACCCACTAAAGTGactcaaaataatataattcttGTTTCCTTTGATGCTATTGTGGCGTTGATAAAGCGACTGAAATGTAAGTTCTGATATTGATAGTATTTGCACTTTCCGTCTGAATCCGAGTTCTAAAGAGTTGCTATTTTATTTACAGCTATTATTTCTGGTGTGTATTTGTAATTCCCCTGTCCCAGATAGTTTCCTTAGTGGCATGTTTACTTTTATTCTGAAGCGGGGTGAAGATCCTAATTTGCGTGATTCGTTTAGACCTATAACTGTTGCGTGTAATATTAGTAAGTTATTTGAGCATTTTTCATTACCTCATGTTATTGATGCAGTTAATTATGATGTTGATCAGTTTGGGTTTAAAAAATATGTCGGCTGCCAACATGCGCATTGAGCCCTCTCAGTTCTTTAAAGAGAAGCTAGTGTCAAGGGACTAGTTCTTCATATATGTTTCGTCCAAAGTATTCGACAGGGTTGTTCATTCACAAGCTCTTTATTCATTATCTGAGCTTGGGTTCAACCCctattgttttagttttaaaattttggtatcTCAAACTTATGTAAGATTAAAATCAAATGGTCAGGTTTTCGTAAATGTACCAGTTAGCCGTGGAGTTAGACAGGAATTTCTCCATATATTCTCAGTGCCTGTATGTCTAGTGTTCTTTCGAATATACCCTCTACCTGTTATGCTTTTTTTTGGAGGTGTCTTACCTTGGATACGATGACGATCTGCTACATACTAGTCAATCTAAAGTTGGTTTAGCACCTAGTGTTAATAAGGTGCGTTCTTCTTTCGGAAAAACTGGTTTTCCACTGAATATTGATAAATATGAATATTTGCTGTTTAATGATTCATTAGGTAGGGGTGACTTAAATTCCCATTTCTTCGTTATTCCCCGTGTTCTTAGTCTCGGCTTGGCTCGGGATTTTGGTATGCGATTCAGTTTCAGCTCTGTGGCGGAAAATTATATCTGACAttaatgataaattaaaaatgggTTTTGCTAAGATAGTTGCAAATCGTTGTTTTTATaataggtgtttttttttcttcgtggatttagtcagcgttgccagttaacttttccaatttaatgtaagtttaggTTATGACAGGTTGGTTTGGATTTGATTAGGTTTTTGACCCGTTTCTGATTTTTTATAACCTAATTTaatctaacctaaactaacaatctaacctaactttaacttttaccatcctAGCTTGCATCAGACTGaaaagctgactcgcaaagTTAATTGAATCCAAGCGGAGAAAAAGGAGTTTCGGACATTCACTAGTGAATGTCggcattaaccagatttcggagATTCACGGTAAGATATGTATTACCGTGACTGTTCGAAATAcctctttttctccttggatttagtcagaattgccagtcaactttttcagtttagtGCAAGGTTTGAGTTTAAcattttctgatatttataaccaaatcTAATCTAATacaacctaactttaacttttaccatcacaACGTGCATGATACTGAAAAGGCTGACTATTTTTTGTTGATCTCAACTTCAGCATCAAGGAAGATGATATACACAAATTTTATGGTATTCTCTTGTAGTATTGCTGTTTGCTTCActgttacataaaaaaacagtaCATGCTTTCGGCATATCATAGAGGATACAAAATGGCTTTACATTTCAACTTTGACATTTGAGAATAAGCCATGCAAATTGTtcaatgaccttttttttatatttccatcATCAAGTCGTAAACTTCGAAGGTTTGTATAAACTTTCAATTCATGAGTATTTGTCAGGAATAATTAATGTCAAAAGTGTCAAataatgtcaaaaattttgcttcTGTTTTCATTTGCTGTGTTTTTTTCGCATTACTTTCCTACTATATGTCAGCTTTTCTCTTCTAGGTCTTCTGCAAGAGAGTGAAAACCTGAAAGATTTTCTTATCCAAGGCCCAAGTGACCAGATATCTGATGAGGTATATCGAGATTTCGGTCTAAGTCGTGAAAACTGCACACCAGATCAATGGAAAAAGAAGATTATTGGGAAGCTTCAGTCAGTCCTTATTGCATCATTAGAGATAGGTGATGAAAAGTTAGTTCTTGTTCAAACAGTCCAGGATATAGTTGAAAATAAAGCTCGTCAGTTGGAGACTGACTCAAAGAATCTCTTCTTTGGAAGGGATGAAGAATTACAGAAAGAAGAACGTGCAGCCAAAAGACCAAGACGCTCAAGAATCGAATCAGTGTTCACAACTCTCAGTTCCCCATGCTATGAAAGCTCCTCTGAATTAACATTCTCTTCTACAACTATTGTCACTCAATCCCCAATagttgataaaactaaaaaaccacaTAATATTATGAGTGGGAAGAAAACGAAGAAACGAAAGGGAAGAGTTAATGATCGTATGAACTCGCCTATTGATCTTCCTGTTGATCCAGATGAGCCTACCTATTGTTTGTGTGAGCAAGTGAGCTTTGGAGAAATGATTGGGTGTGATAATGACTTGTGTCCTATTGAATGGTTTCATTTTGCTTGTGTGCAGCTGGTGACTAAACCCAAAGGCCGGTGGTATTGTCCAAAGTGTCGTGGGGATAAGCCCACAGTAATGAAACCGAAAGCCCAGTTTTTAAAAGAGTTGgaaaaatacaacaaagaaAGGGAAGAAAAAGCCTAAACTAGAGCTCTGGTGACGGTGTTTTGGTTGTTGATCAACTTCCCATACCCTCTTTTAAACACATTAGTGCTTAGACAGCgttgggcaaaaaaaaaacaaaaaaacttttttgttctgCAAATTGTCATTAtgcacatcaaattttgaatttccaGATAAAGATGGAAAATTCTTCTTATCCTCCCACTCTTGAGGTGTATACCTTCAAATTGAAGCCCTTATTCCTATTAGCTGTCATACCCCAAAGAAGTAGGGTTCTCCTTGCTAAAAACACCGAGCTCTAATGTATTTATTAAGTGTTTACATTGAATCTTATATAGGCAAGGCCGATTGACCAATAAGAGAAAATAGTGCATAACAATTGATTTTAGTTTGACAGAAAATGCATATTTTTCGTTACGTTTATGTAatgttttggactttttttcttGAAGTTATTAAATGTGGTAAAATTTCAGTggtaaaaaagttaaatattttcattcttttttagacATTTATTTATATGATTATACTAAATAACATTTTTCTGCAGTAGTTAAAGGTATTCTGTATTTTGTACTGTGAAGTAAACTATTGCTTTTGAAGAGATTCACTCTAGCTCTGTAATTTCTCACAAAATACACTTCAGCTTAAATGTTTAGAGAAAAATAGTTATAAGTTGCGCACGTCACAAATGCCAGTATCTAGTTTCTAAGTTTCGAGTTCCATGCAGTTCTGAAGGAGAGGCGAAAATTGGATTCATTAAATCAGCACGTAAAAAGTAATCAGTGTTAGTCCTTTCCCCAGTTTTGTTGTTAGGTTATATCTACTTTTTTAACCTCTGCTTGATTGACGTACCAGATGGGTCTAATGGaataaccccacccccaaagaaAATGGCTCCAGATGGAACTGCAGTATTGAACAGTGCTGTTTTCCGACTACCCATCTCCTGGCGTTTACTTTTTAGCTAATCAGAGTCAAATTTGTGCCTACATGTttgttatgttgaaaaaaatgcatttatttTACATAATAAGGAgaataaaaccaagaaaaattgGAGCACAAAATCTTCTAAAAATCTTGTAGGAATCAAAACTAGTAAGAACTCAAAAAGTTCTAGTAAGAATTCTACTAAaagtcaactttttttttacaaccataaattttccagaggaatcatattttgatcaaaactagaaatttctacctaatttaaattttgttataaatttatgtttttttaactatgcAACTGCATATAAACGAATAAGTTTTGTCAGCTTTAGCTTCCCAAAACCATTTTATTATCAATATGTTTATTGTCATTAGGAACACAAACTGATTAGACGATTGAATTTTGTATTGTAATTACTATAATAATActtctatataaaaatataattattatactGCATAACAATATAAACACAGACATACTCAATTATTGTCTATTTCATTTAAGACTAAAAATTTTAtagtaataaagaaaataatgtaATTAATTAAACTAACGATAGTTTGATTAACATCAAACCAGTTAAGTTAGAGTTGagaatacaaatttatttaatgttttcctGAGGAATTATCTACGGATTATTTTAGGTAGCCATCTGACTCaccgtttttcaaacagtaagctactcgaaaaatgtgtttttatcccactttctaggtcTATAATGAGGGAGAGGTTGAGGTGGCTGGGACACTTTATacagatgacagattgccaaagatcgccCTTTTCGGCCAAACGAAGAGCAGGTTCCCGAATTGGGTGGGAGGAGGTCGTAAGGAAAATttgaacttcttgggagggtgtaaagggaGAGGTTTTAAACAGAttgagttggaggaggagcgtttgtagctgtgttggcctcaggcagtttagtgctgcagtgagttgttataGTAGTAGCATATACACAGCCGTGAGGTTAGAGTTTTCAAATTGAACAGAAAAGCTAAGGAAAAAGCTGCACGATGCAATAAAACATGTCACAAACTAAAGGACCATTGCCACAAGATCCGAACTTGGCGTGGACGTCTATGAACTTTGTAATTTGGAGCAAATATTTGATGATTCGAATAAAAAGTGATCAAAGCATTTATAAAATACAAACTTGTTCTAGATTCATCCAAATATTCATATGTGAAATTTTGTGCCTTACAAAAGCCAAGCCCACAAAGAATATTTTCACATCTTTACTGTCGAAGTACTCAATTGACTCTTACCTTTGTATAttcgttaattaaaaaaaacatgtttttttaaactgaaagtaaggagcaacatcaaaacttaaaacgaacagaaatcattacgtatatgggggagGGTGCCGCcctctaatacctcgctctttacgctaacgttttatttagaacatttaaaaagattattattcttattaaacggcCCTTGCGTTTCAGGGgttgtcccaattcttaaagaattgggataaaaagtcaaactttagcgtaaagagcgagatattgaagagggaacagctcccctcatatgcgtaatactttatgtccgttttaagttttgatgttgctccttactttcaattgaaaaaagcttttcggatttgatttctgatcgtttttaaataatgccaggaaatctggctccccctctatggaaaattcctccctggcaattccattctagctgaaaattccccccgaTAAATTTCTTACGGACGGTTTCGggtaaaaacattttcttagagcgttttcatttgaaaaatttatttgaaaagattgtttttaaaatcaagccGGAAATCCCCTCCTCCGTTGGAAAGTTTTACCGCAAATACCACGCTCCCGCAGATAGAGAATTTATCCCATGGccaattttttcagtgaaaCATTCCTTCTCTACGAAAAGATATTCTAGACAGCTCCAACCTGGTAAGAAATTCCTCCTGGACAGttccccttaacatctccacatgtaatattgagttggcaaagagaaagtaaaactaataaaaataaatttgtatcggaattctggcaaattacACGATTGTAAAATTTCCCTGGAAAGCTCACcccccagaaacttccctccccgtggaaaatcccccgaACCGAAAATTTTCCCATCCACCCAAAAAATGTAGGCACACTTCCCCTAAGGCATAGttactggccctttcaattatgctgaacaaaatggctatcttaattTTGGTCGGATGACTGAGGAAAaaagggtgtgggaggggggctagttactcaacaatttttttggtcacttaaaaaaggcactagaactcttaattccCATTCGAAAGAACCCTTTCCCGATATTCCAGGACTATTTGTTCGATGCGACCATCACTggtgaaaaaatatatacacgcatctgtgatctttcttcttgcaaaaaacacaaaaatacagttttgtagatgaaagcttgaaacttctacagtagggttctcggatatcCTGAATCTGATGACGTGATTTTCATTACAATCCCGACTTccagggtgtgtttcccccctttctcgaatatcaggcaaattttctcaggctcgtagcttctgattgataacactaaacttaatgaatattatatGTTTGGGATCAGCATAGCaggccaattcttttgatatatccgttaatattaaaattccgttttttagagtttctgttactattgaaccgcgtcgctcttacagttcgttactacgaactgtttgataaggccattttttgaaaatagggatcAATTCCTCCTCCTCCAGGAGAACATACTAAAATTGAAATGACACAGAGAAGATTAGCATGGTTGATGTGTGAGGATGACACGGAAAATCGTTAAGCGTTctacgtttttatttttgagcagcctagccgagtggttagcgcGCTAGACTCGAGACCCTTTTTCCGTTAGGACAGGGGTttgagtcctggtgtcgctggttacTTTAGGTTGAACGAGGGTTTTTGGTGTGACTGTAAGCTCGGCccgagtcgacccagctctaaatgggtaacTAGAGAAATCAGGTGTGTGAAaacacaggatggctggcccccattGTTCTTCCTTCTTGATGGCCCATTAAACGGAGTCAGCACCGTATTGGATTGTAAAATCCAATGCCGCATTCTTCGCCTTTTGCTAATGATCGGCACATTGGAATTAAAACCAGCAATATACTTTAGTTTCGATTTTTCaccgatatttatttataagccTAACTTGACATAATATAGTGCAATTACAAAATTCATGACTTAAGAGAGAGATTGTAAACACATTCCGAGTACAAGAAATTCCGAAGGAGATGCatattttataagttaaaaccgTGCGTAATTAAAGATTGTAGGCACAAGGATACTTTTACCTAGACTAGTTCACTCGCATGGCtgtacaaatttaaaattaatacctATGACGAAGAAGTTTCAATCAATTCTAGTGTTACATTACTGGGTAATATGCAAAAGGGTTTCAAACTAGATAATATTGAAGAGGAGATATCTAAGAAAACGATTTCAAACGTCACCAGTTGACACAACAGGGATGGTAAATATATAGAGTGCACCTGAGCC
Above is a genomic segment from Artemia franciscana chromosome 15, ASM3288406v1, whole genome shotgun sequence containing:
- the LOC136036078 gene encoding inhibitor of growth protein 1-like; translated protein: MMNQIAIEALYSATYLEDYLDAMDNMPADLQRHVSRLKEIDGEYQSLLQESENLKDFLIQGPSDQISDEVYRDFGLSRENCTPDQWKKKIIGKLQSVLIASLEIGDEKLVLVQTVQDIVENKARQLETDSKNLFFGRDEELQKEERAAKRPRRSRIESVFTTLSSPCYESSSELTFSSTTIVTQSPIVDKTKKPHNIMSGKKTKKRKGRVNDRMNSPIDLPVDPDEPTYCLCEQVSFGEMIGCDNDLCPIEWFHFACVQLVTKPKGRWYCPKCRGDKPTVMKPKAQFLKELEKYNKEREEKA